A genome region from Arachis duranensis cultivar V14167 chromosome 8, aradu.V14167.gnm2.J7QH, whole genome shotgun sequence includes the following:
- the LOC107461814 gene encoding LOW QUALITY PROTEIN: probable ribosome biogenesis protein RLP24 (The sequence of the model RefSeq protein was modified relative to this genomic sequence to represent the inferred CDS: inserted 2 bases in 1 codon) yields the protein MRLEKCWFCSSTVYPGHGIQFVRNDAKIFRFCGSKCHKNFKMKRNPRKVKWTKAYRRVHGKDMTQDSTFEFERKRNKPERYDRNLAENVLKAIPKIDKIRVTREERHHKNRMKGNKVKVQREATKELEQGXPKIKVMVSQQQSQQNQPMEE from the exons ATGAGATTGGAGAAGTGTTGGTTTTGTTCCTCAACGGTATATCCTGGTCATGGAATCCAGTTCGTTCGTAATGATGCCAAG ATTTTTCGATTTTGCGGGTCTAAATGCCATAAGAACTTTAAAATGAAGAGGAACCCTCGTAAGGTCAAATGGACCAAGGCATATCGAAGAGTGCATGGAAAGGATATGACACAG GATTCAACGTTTGAATTCGAGAGGAAGCGGAACAAACCTGAGAGATATGACAGGAACCTTGCTGAGAATGTGCTTAAGGCCATTCCTAAGATTGATAAGATCAGAGTCACCAGAGAGGAGAGACACCATAAGAATAG GATGAAGGGAAACAAGGTGAAGGTGCAGAGGGAGGCGACGAAGGAGTTGGAGCAGGG ACCAAAGATCAAAGTCATGGTTTCCCAACAGCAATCACAGCAGAATCAACCTATGGAAGAGTGA